The following nucleotide sequence is from Erythrobacter aurantius.
GTAGCCTATTCGCGCGGCCTGTTCGGCCATTCCCCGGACAGGGCGCGCATCGAGGAGATCCTGCGCTCGCTCAGCCTGTGGGAGAAGCGCAGCAGCCAGATTCGAGAATTGTCGGGCGGTATGAAGCGCCGCGTCCTGATCGCCAAGGCGCTGGCGCATGAACCCGACCTGCTGTTCTTGGACGAGCCGACCGCCGGGGTCGATGTCGAACTGCGCAAGGGTATGTGGGATCAGATCGCGGCGCTGCGCGAATGCGGCACCACGATCATCCTCACCACCCATTACATCGAGGAAGCCGAATTGATGGCCGATCGGGTCGGTATCATTCGCGGCGGCCGCATCCTCATGGTGGATGACAAGGCCCAGATCATGCAGCGCATGGGAACGACCGAGGCGGTGATCGCGCTGTCGCAGCCGCTTGGCGAACTGCCCGCAAGCATTGCTGCGTTCCCTGTCAGCCTCAGCGAAGACGGGATGCAACTGACCTATCGCGGAGGCGACGGCAGCGGCACGGGAAGTGAAGAAGTCGCTGCGCTGACAAAGGCGCTCGTCGCGGCGGGGATCGATTATCGGGGTATCGACATTCACGATTCCTCGCTTGAAGACATCTTCGTCGATCTTCTGAGCCAGGAGGAAGCGGCATGAGCGGCTTCAACGCCAGAGGCGCATGGTCGATTTACCAGCGCGAACTGATGCGGGCGATGCGCACCGCGTTCCAGTCGATCCTGTCGCCTGTGCTGACGACTTCGCTCTATTTCGTGGTGTTCGGCACGGTGATCGGCGCTCGGATGGAGCCGATTGGCGGGGTGCCATATGGCGCCTTCATCATTCCCGGCCTGCTGATGCTGACGTTGTTGGGGGAGACGACCAGCAATTCCAGTTTCGGCATTTACATGCCGCGCTTCACCGGCACGATTTACGAACTGCTATCCGCTCCCGTAGGCGTTGCCGAAACGCTGATCGGATTTGTCGGAGCGGCAGCGACCAAGGGTTTGATCCTCGCCGCGATCATCCTCGGCACGGCGACTTTCTTCGTCGATTACGAGATCGCGCATCCGGTTTACGCCATCGGCTATATCATGCTGGTGGCAGCGAGTTTTTCGCTGTTCGGCTTCATTCTCGGCATCTGGGCCGACAGTTTCGAAAAACTTGGCATCATTCCAATTCTGATCCTCACACCGCTGACATTTCTGGGTGGCACCTTCTATTCGATCGGCGATCTGCCGGAGCCGTGGAGCACAATTGCGCTCGCCAATCCGATCGCGTTTCTGGTGAGCGGGCTGCGCTGGACGTTCTATGGCACTTCGGATGTCTCGATCTGGCTTTCGCTGGGCCTGACGCTTGGATTTCTGGCGATCTGCACGGCCATCATCGCCTTCATCTTCAAGACCGGTTGGCGTCTGCGCGAGTAGGAGTTGCGCACACATGCGGATACCCGCACTGGTCGAACATTTCCGGCGTTTCATCGGCTCTCATGCACCCTTGGTGCATTCATTCACCTCGCAGAAATCCCCGGATTCATAGCCACTTGCATGCCGTCGCGCCCCCTGCGGCGGTAATGTGAAAGGATATGAGAACATGAGGAAAATCGCATTCACCACGCTTGCTGCGATGGGCGCGATGGCACTTCCGGCTGCGGCTCAGGCGCAGTCGAACGACACCCCCGCAGTAGAAACCTATATCGGCGCCTCTGCCGGTATTCACGATCTCGGAATCGGCCTGCCGGGCGACGATGGCGGCATTTACGGTGTCGTCGCGGGTGTGGACGTCCCGGTTGGCGACACCTTCTTTGTCGGGGCAGAGGGCAACTTCCACCTCGGCGATGGCGCGATCGACAGCGAATACGGCGTTGCAGCCCGCGCAGGCGTGCGCGTCGGCCAATCTGGCAAGCTGTTCGTTCGCGGCGGCTATCAGGAAGTCGACGTTGATCTCGGCCGGTTCGTCACTCCCGCCGTTGTCGGGCTGGACGATACCGATGGCGATTACCTTGTGGGCGCCGGTGTCGAATTCGGGCTTGGCGACGGGCCGATCCGTATGCGGGCTGGCGTGGACACGATCTCGTTCGATTCGACCCGCGCAACCGTGGGTCTGTTGTTCAACTTCTGATCAGCCCTGACTGATCCGATGGCAGGGGTGGTTTCGCGACCGTCTCTGCCATTTCGCCATTGCCCTCGGGCCGACTTCCCACTCGACATCCTTGGGCGAGACACTAGAGCGGGCGGCCATGGCGACCCGCTTTTCCTTCACCCTTCATGCCACTGACGGCAAGGCGCGAACCGGCGTAATCGAGATGATGCGCGGGGAAATCCGCACGCCCGCATTCATGCCCGTCGGCACCGCTGCCACGGTCAAGGCGATGAAGCCCGAAGCCGTACGCGCCACGGGTGCCGACATCATCCTTGGCAACACCTATCACCTGATGCTCCGGCCCGGAGCGGAACGGGTGGCGCGGCTTGGCGGGCTGCACCGCTTCATGAACTGGGATCGCCCGATCCTGACCGACAGCGGCGGCTATCAGGTGATGAGCCTTTCCGAGCTGCGCAAGCTGACGGAGCGGGGCGTCGAATTCCGCAGCCATATCGACGGGTCGAAGCATATGCTGACGCCTGAACGATCAATGGAAATCCAGCGGTTGCTCGGTTCCGATATCGTCATGGCGTTTGACGAATGCCCCCGCGCCGACCGTCCCCGCGACGAAATTGCCGACAGCATGGAACTCTCGATGCGCTGGGCACGCCGCAGTCGCGACGGGTTCAACAGCGGCGAGGAACATGCGGCGCGCGCCGC
It contains:
- a CDS encoding ABC transporter ATP-binding protein, which encodes MTEIILDIKGLTKVYSGGTRALDGVDLVIRKGEIFALLGPNGAGKTTLIGSVCGLVRPTSGTIAAFGHDLAKDWRAARARIGLVPQELSTDMFETVERAVAYSRGLFGHSPDRARIEEILRSLSLWEKRSSQIRELSGGMKRRVLIAKALAHEPDLLFLDEPTAGVDVELRKGMWDQIAALRECGTTIILTTHYIEEAELMADRVGIIRGGRILMVDDKAQIMQRMGTTEAVIALSQPLGELPASIAAFPVSLSEDGMQLTYRGGDGSGTGSEEVAALTKALVAAGIDYRGIDIHDSSLEDIFVDLLSQEEAA
- a CDS encoding ABC transporter permease, whose amino-acid sequence is MSGFNARGAWSIYQRELMRAMRTAFQSILSPVLTTSLYFVVFGTVIGARMEPIGGVPYGAFIIPGLLMLTLLGETTSNSSFGIYMPRFTGTIYELLSAPVGVAETLIGFVGAAATKGLILAAIILGTATFFVDYEIAHPVYAIGYIMLVAASFSLFGFILGIWADSFEKLGIIPILILTPLTFLGGTFYSIGDLPEPWSTIALANPIAFLVSGLRWTFYGTSDVSIWLSLGLTLGFLAICTAIIAFIFKTGWRLRE
- a CDS encoding outer membrane beta-barrel protein, with translation MRKIAFTTLAAMGAMALPAAAQAQSNDTPAVETYIGASAGIHDLGIGLPGDDGGIYGVVAGVDVPVGDTFFVGAEGNFHLGDGAIDSEYGVAARAGVRVGQSGKLFVRGGYQEVDVDLGRFVTPAVVGLDDTDGDYLVGAGVEFGLGDGPIRMRAGVDTISFDSTRATVGLLFNF